Proteins encoded together in one Triticum dicoccoides isolate Atlit2015 ecotype Zavitan chromosome 7B, WEW_v2.0, whole genome shotgun sequence window:
- the LOC119338148 gene encoding uncharacterized protein LOC119338148 — protein MALPVTASIPLPDELLEDIFLRLPTLDTLACASATCTSFYCVIKGRAFRRRFRMLHRPSLLGFIDAAGFQPVQAPHPSAPLAAALGPCAADFSFVPVVVSSSSYILPEEDGPCWRPRDARDGRVLLDWISLQPCIVKNWSYSGKGSEVSILMDRRELVDFFDDGRRLTWTKRERCNAADFHLVVCDPLSKRYLLLPTIPEDLAAQPQDRLWEFEPVLAPNTSDESEENPFKVICIARYLKKHVLFVIQSTTMQWCMVESPVLPSLDDMSYFDCVCGCFYWTQCWFWSDNLMVLDTCTLRFSIVNFFTGYHLQLRDTYPGFLRRRPNAVVAGREGAIEMFSLVGQHGSFSLHHTSLQDNLHEWKLEKIVQLPGQYQEYSISTVGAAEGFLFFQGAPLGIEFQNVDWYLMDVKTYEITKIYTKMGNFFDRKRAIPYFSFPSLLSEPTI, from the coding sequence ATGGCTCTGCCGGTGACGGCCTCCATCCCCCTCCCCGATGAGCTCCTGGAGGATATCTTCCTCCGCCTACCCACCCTAGACACGCTCGCATGCGCCTCCGCCACCTGCACCTCCTTCTATTGCGTCATCAAAGGGCGCGCcttccgccgccgcttccgcatgcTGCATCGGCCTTCGCTCCTCGGCTTCATTGACGCGGCCGGATTCCAGCCCGTCCAGGCGCCGCACCCCTCTGCCCCGCTGGCCGCCGCCCTCGGCCCATGCGCTGCGGATTTCTCCTTCGTCCCGGTCGTTGTTTCTTCCTCATCCTATATCCTGCCCGAGGAGGATGGCCCTTGTTGGCGTCCTCGTGACGCCCGTGATGGTCGCGTCCTCCTCGATTGGATCTCCCTCCAACCATGCATCGTCAAGAACTGGAGCTACTCAGGAAAAGGCTCCGAAGTTAGCATCCTCATGGACAGGAGGGAGCTCGTTGACTTCTTCGATGATGGTCGCCGCCTCACCTGGACCAAACGGGAGCGGTGCAACGCCGCCGACTTTCACCTTGTTGTCTGTGACCCCCTGTCCAAGAGATACCTGTTGCTTCCAACCATACCTGAGGACCTCGCCGCTCAGCCACAGGATCGCCTTTGGGAATTTGAGCCCGTACTTGCTCCAAATACCAGCGATGAGAGCGAGGAGAATCCCTTCAAGGTGATATGCATAGCAAGGTACCTGAAAAAGCATGTTCTCTTTGTCATCCAGTCCACAACTATGCAATGGTGTATGGTTGAGTCCCCTGTCCTCCCTTCTTTGGACGACATGTCCTATTTTGACTGTGTATGCGGCTGCTTCTACTGGACACAGTGTTGGTTTTGGAGTGACAATTTGATGGTGCTTGACACATGCACTTTGAGGTTTTCAATCGTCAATTTTTTCACCGGCTACCATCTGCAGCTCAGAGATACTTACCCGGGCTTTCTTCGTCGGCGCCCAAATGCAGTTGTTGCGGGCAGGGAAGGAGCCATTGAGATGTTTTCTCTTGTTGGTCAACATGGGTCATTTTCTCTCCATCATACCTCTCTACAGGATAATTTGCATGAATGGAAGCTTGAGAAGATTGTACAGCTACCTGGGCAGTATCAGGAGTATTCTATTTCCACAGTGGGTGCAGCCGAGGGATTCTTGTTCTTCCAGGGCGCTCCGCTTGGCATTGAGTTTCAGAATGTTGATTGGTACTTAATGGATGTCAAAACTTATGAAATTACCAAGATCTATACAAAGATGGGGAATTTCTTTGATCGTAAACGTGCCATTCCCTACTTTAGCTTCCCAAGTCTGTTATCAGAACCAACTATTTGA